One window of Dehalobacterium formicoaceticum genomic DNA carries:
- a CDS encoding DegT/DnrJ/EryC1/StrS family aminotransferase has protein sequence MPHNKNIRTYLSSPHMSAEGYEMQYIQEAFDTNWIAPLGKNVNEFENELAAKVGAKHAAALVSGTAAIHLALKAAGIKEGDIVFCPTLTFSATANPIIYQNATPVFIDSDYETWNMDPKALEAAFEKYGDRVKAVLVVHLYGLSADMDPIVELCRKHNVTLIEDAAESLGTTYKGKHTGIIGDYGIFSFNGNKIITTSGGGMLISDIEERIAKVRFWATQSRDKAIHYQHSELGYNYRMSNVLAGIGRGQLRVLDQRIAKKKYIFEFYKSELGGLEGVRFMPINDWNQPNYWLSCITLHGKVRPLDIIEALEKENIESRPIWKPMHMQPFFEKYDYIGGDISEKLFENGVCLTSDTKMTDGDLERVCGIIKGLW, from the coding sequence ATGCCCCACAACAAAAACATCCGTACATACCTCTCATCCCCCCACATGAGCGCCGAAGGTTACGAAATGCAATACATACAAGAGGCCTTCGATACCAATTGGATTGCTCCCCTGGGAAAGAACGTCAATGAATTTGAGAATGAATTAGCTGCTAAGGTTGGTGCAAAGCATGCAGCGGCTTTAGTATCCGGCACTGCTGCCATTCACCTGGCTCTGAAAGCTGCCGGAATTAAAGAAGGGGATATAGTGTTCTGCCCAACCCTTACTTTTTCTGCCACAGCTAACCCAATAATTTATCAAAATGCTACTCCTGTCTTTATTGACAGTGATTATGAAACTTGGAATATGGATCCCAAAGCATTGGAAGCAGCCTTTGAAAAGTATGGTGACCGGGTAAAGGCTGTTTTAGTTGTGCATTTATATGGTTTGTCGGCTGATATGGATCCCATTGTTGAATTATGCAGGAAGCATAATGTAACGTTAATCGAAGATGCGGCGGAATCATTGGGAACTACTTATAAAGGTAAACATACAGGAATCATTGGTGATTATGGCATCTTTTCTTTTAATGGAAACAAGATCATTACTACCTCCGGTGGAGGCATGCTCATTTCTGATATTGAAGAAAGAATTGCCAAAGTTCGTTTTTGGGCAACTCAATCCAGGGATAAGGCAATACATTATCAACATAGTGAGTTAGGTTACAACTACAGAATGAGCAATGTTCTTGCCGGGATTGGGAGAGGTCAGTTAAGAGTATTAGATCAAAGAATAGCTAAGAAAAAATACATATTTGAGTTTTATAAAAGTGAGTTGGGAGGGCTTGAAGGAGTTCGGTTCATGCCCATTAATGATTGGAATCAGCCAAATTATTGGTTATCTTGTATCACTTTACATGGAAAAGTTAGGCCCTTAGATATTATAGAGGCACTCGAGAAAGAAAATATTGAATCAAGGCCGATTTGGAAGCCTATGCACATGCAACCTTTCTTTGAAAAGTATGATTACATTGGTGGAGATATTAGTGAGAAGCTCTTTGAGAACGGTGTGTGTTTGACAAGTGATACCAAGATGACGGATGGGGATCTGGAAAGAGTTTGTGGGATTATTAAGGGACTGTGGTGA
- a CDS encoding 2-isopropylmalate synthase, with translation MIEPNNHSNLLEQDPYKYKLQDVSEPNLYREIYPYTEVPKIPFNFRAVPIGMPKEIWITDTTFRDGQQSRAPYTVEQIVDLYKMLHRLSGPKGIVRSTEFFIYSEKDREAVHQCMELGYEFPEITSWIRATKGDFQLVKEMGIKETGILVSCSDYHIFNKLGKTRKQAMDGYLSVVKQALDVGIRPRCHLEDITRADYYGFVVPFVNELMALSKESGIPIKIRVCDTMGYGIPLPGVAMPRSVSGLIYGLQHYSDVPSELLEWHGHNDFYKAVTNATMAWLYGCCAANCSLLGIGERTGNVPLEAMVFEYASLRGSFDGMDPTVITEIAEYFEKEIGYHIPPMTPFVGKNFNITRAGIHADGLLKDEEIYNIFDTKLLLNKTAAVAVSNTSGLAGIAFWINDYYHLQDELALSKNDPMVQHIKNWVDQAYETGRTTSISDEELIAVIQDYDPQFGKTK, from the coding sequence TTGATCGAACCAAACAACCACAGCAATCTGCTGGAACAGGACCCATACAAATATAAATTACAGGACGTTAGTGAACCCAATCTATACCGTGAAATTTATCCTTATACCGAGGTACCCAAGATTCCCTTTAACTTCCGGGCGGTACCCATCGGCATGCCCAAAGAAATCTGGATCACGGATACCACCTTTCGGGACGGGCAGCAATCTCGTGCTCCTTATACCGTAGAACAAATTGTCGATTTATATAAAATGCTGCATCGCTTAAGCGGTCCCAAAGGCATCGTCCGCTCGACAGAGTTCTTTATTTACAGCGAAAAAGACCGGGAGGCGGTGCACCAATGCATGGAACTGGGCTATGAGTTCCCGGAAATCACTTCCTGGATCAGAGCGACCAAAGGTGATTTTCAGCTGGTGAAAGAGATGGGCATCAAGGAAACCGGTATTCTGGTCAGCTGCTCTGATTATCACATTTTTAATAAACTGGGCAAAACCCGCAAACAAGCGATGGATGGTTATTTATCTGTGGTCAAGCAGGCTTTGGATGTGGGCATTCGTCCCCGCTGTCATCTGGAAGATATCACCCGGGCCGACTATTATGGTTTTGTCGTGCCTTTTGTCAACGAATTGATGGCCTTGTCCAAAGAATCCGGGATTCCCATCAAGATTCGGGTTTGTGATACCATGGGTTACGGCATTCCTTTACCCGGTGTCGCCATGCCCCGCAGCGTTTCCGGTTTGATTTACGGCTTGCAGCATTATTCCGACGTTCCTTCGGAGTTGCTAGAATGGCATGGTCATAACGACTTCTACAAGGCGGTGACCAACGCTACCATGGCTTGGCTGTACGGCTGCTGTGCCGCCAATTGTTCCTTATTGGGCATCGGCGAACGGACCGGCAATGTGCCCTTGGAGGCCATGGTCTTTGAATACGCCTCCCTCAGGGGATCTTTCGATGGCATGGATCCCACCGTGATTACGGAAATCGCGGAATACTTCGAAAAGGAAATCGGTTATCACATTCCCCCCATGACGCCTTTTGTCGGGAAGAATTTTAATATCACCCGGGCGGGCATTCATGCCGACGGACTATTAAAAGACGAAGAAATCTATAACATCTTTGACACCAAATTATTATTGAACAAAACCGCTGCTGTAGCGGTGAGCAACACTTCCGGTCTGGCCGGGATTGCCTTTTGGATCAACGACTATTATCATTTGCAAGATGAATTGGCTTTGAGCAAAAACGATCCCATGGTACAACACATAAAAAATTGGGTGGATCAAGCTTATGAAACGGGACGCACCACCAGCATCTCTGATGAGGAGCTGATCGCGGTTATCCAGGACTATGATCCTCAATTCGGCAAAACCAAGTAG
- a CDS encoding GntR family transcriptional regulator yields MIMNQKHHHPDQPLSLSDRVFEELEEKILNGTIKSGEHLIELKLAAEMGVSRTPVREAIRMLEQKGFVQITPNRTAQVVGISMQDLDDIYDMRMRLEGLASNRAALHITEEQVKELTDILDLQEFYHMKNSIEPINELDSQFHAKIFEYSKSRTLQHTLTDLHHMIQRYRNISFHTSGRAKLAIREHREILEAIAKHDPVLAEELTVKHIAKAKENLFQLPDFASVKK; encoded by the coding sequence ATGATAATGAATCAAAAACATCATCACCCGGACCAGCCTCTTTCCTTAAGCGACCGCGTTTTTGAAGAGCTGGAAGAAAAAATCCTGAACGGAACCATCAAATCCGGCGAGCATCTGATCGAATTAAAGCTGGCTGCCGAAATGGGCGTGAGCCGTACTCCGGTGCGGGAAGCGATTCGCATGCTGGAACAAAAAGGCTTCGTGCAAATCACACCCAATCGCACCGCTCAGGTGGTCGGAATCAGTATGCAGGATTTGGATGATATTTATGACATGCGCATGCGCCTGGAGGGTTTGGCCTCCAACCGTGCCGCCCTCCATATCACAGAAGAACAAGTCAAAGAACTTACGGATATTTTGGACTTGCAGGAATTTTATCATATGAAAAATTCCATTGAGCCCATTAACGAACTGGATTCTCAGTTTCATGCAAAAATTTTTGAGTACAGCAAGAGCCGCACCCTGCAGCATACCCTGACGGATCTGCATCATATGATCCAGCGCTACCGAAATATTTCTTTTCATACCAGCGGCCGGGCGAAGTTGGCAATCCGGGAACACCGGGAAATCTTGGAGGCAATAGCAAAACATGATCCGGTTCTGGCCGAAGAATTAACGGTCAAGCACATCGCCAAAGCTAAGGAGAACCTTTTTCAGCTTCCTGATTTTGCTAGCGTAAAAAAATAA
- a CDS encoding 3D domain-containing protein, which translates to MTYFSLAGFSIGESLTVTATAYDACLECCNKIDGITKTGAKALPGHTIAVDPKVIPLGSKVFVEGLGIFTADDIGGAIKGRRIDIFMNTHQEAIHFGKQELKIYLLQDQEDETPRV; encoded by the coding sequence ATGACTTACTTTTCATTAGCCGGGTTTAGCATTGGAGAATCCCTAACGGTCACAGCCACGGCATACGATGCCTGTTTGGAGTGCTGCAACAAAATTGATGGTATTACCAAGACCGGCGCCAAGGCTTTGCCCGGGCATACCATCGCCGTGGACCCAAAGGTGATCCCCTTAGGCAGCAAGGTTTTTGTAGAAGGACTGGGTATTTTCACCGCTGACGATATCGGCGGAGCTATCAAAGGAAGGCGTATTGATATCTTTATGAATACCCATCAAGAAGCGATCCATTTCGGCAAACAAGAGCTGAAAATATATCTGCTTCAGGATCAGGAAGACGAAACACCCCGTGTTTAA
- the hemL gene encoding glutamate-1-semialdehyde 2,1-aminomutase: protein MHKGYEKSKKLFAEAKEYIPGGVNSPVRAFKSVGGDPVFITRGEGSKIYDVDGNEYIDYVQSWGPLILGHRHPKVMAALADCLEIGTSFGAPTELEIKMAQMVTKAVPSMELVRMVNSGTEATMSALRLARGFTKRDKIVKFEGCYHGHADFLLIKAGSGALTMGVPDSLGVPQSVAGNTIVAPYNNIDALRKIFQEQGENIAAVIIEPVVGNMGCVPPKEGFLQDLRSLTAEYGTLLIFDEVMTGFRVGYGGAQGRYDITPDLTTLGKVIGGGLPVGAFGGRRDIMECVAPLGPVYQAGTLSGNPLAMTAGMTNLEILSAPGVYEELESKSAMLAEGLAQAAEEAGVSCWFNRVGAMFSCFFTSVPVVDYASATTSDTKKFTAWFWKMLEQGSYFAPSQYEAGFMSLAHSEEDINRTIEAARIAYQTAAQV, encoded by the coding sequence ATGCATAAAGGATATGAAAAATCGAAGAAGCTTTTTGCAGAGGCCAAGGAGTATATTCCCGGCGGTGTCAACAGTCCCGTGCGGGCCTTTAAGTCCGTGGGCGGTGATCCGGTCTTTATCACCCGGGGTGAAGGATCAAAAATCTACGATGTGGACGGCAACGAATATATCGATTACGTCCAGTCCTGGGGACCGCTGATTTTAGGTCACCGTCACCCCAAGGTGATGGCAGCCCTCGCCGACTGTTTAGAGATCGGCACAAGTTTTGGTGCCCCCACCGAGCTGGAGATCAAAATGGCCCAAATGGTCACCAAGGCCGTGCCCTCCATGGAATTGGTGCGCATGGTTAATTCCGGCACCGAGGCCACCATGAGTGCCCTGCGCTTGGCCCGGGGTTTTACCAAGCGGGACAAGATTGTCAAATTTGAAGGCTGTTATCATGGCCATGCGGATTTTCTCCTGATCAAGGCCGGTTCCGGTGCTTTGACCATGGGTGTGCCGGACAGCCTGGGCGTACCCCAGAGTGTGGCAGGGAATACCATTGTCGCCCCCTATAACAACATCGATGCCCTTCGCAAGATCTTCCAAGAGCAAGGGGAAAATATTGCCGCCGTGATCATCGAGCCGGTGGTAGGGAATATGGGCTGCGTACCCCCCAAAGAAGGTTTTCTCCAGGATTTGCGCAGCTTAACCGCAGAATACGGCACGCTTTTAATCTTTGATGAAGTAATGACCGGTTTCCGGGTTGGTTACGGCGGAGCCCAGGGACGTTACGACATTACCCCGGATCTCACGACCTTGGGCAAGGTCATCGGGGGCGGACTACCCGTAGGGGCCTTTGGCGGCAGAAGAGATATCATGGAATGTGTGGCCCCCCTGGGCCCGGTCTATCAGGCAGGCACCTTGTCCGGCAATCCTTTGGCCATGACGGCAGGGATGACGAACCTGGAAATCCTAAGTGCACCCGGGGTCTATGAGGAACTGGAAAGTAAATCCGCCATGCTTGCGGAGGGTCTGGCCCAAGCGGCGGAAGAAGCGGGCGTATCCTGCTGGTTTAACCGGGTGGGAGCCATGTTCTCCTGCTTCTTTACATCGGTGCCGGTGGTTGATTATGCCTCAGCCACCACCTCTGATACGAAAAAATTCACCGCCTGGTTTTGGAAGATGCTGGAGCAGGGTAGTTATTTTGCCCCTTCCCAGTATGAAGCCGGGTTTATGTCCCTGGCCCACTCCGAGGAGGATATTAACCGTACCATCGAGGCAGCCCGCATTGCTTATCAAACGGCGGCCCAGGTGTAA
- the nirJ2 gene encoding putative heme d1 biosynthesis radical SAM protein NirJ2, whose amino-acid sequence MIVSWNTTNQCNMYCGHCYRNAGVKIEEELSTAEGKALLDEIKKAGFKIMIFSGGEPLLRPDIFELVQHAVGLGLRTVFGTNGTLITPETAKRLKELGVMGMGISLDSLDPAKHDELRQMKGAWAGAVQGMKNCKEAGLPFQIHTTVMDWNQDEVLAITDFAVQMGAVAHHQFFLVPTGRGKEIEDEALKVEQYESLLSQIMKKQKEVDIELKPTCAPQFMRIAKLEGMDLRFSRGCLAGTHYCIISPTGLVQPCAYMDQYIGNVREVPFSKIWAENQVFQNLRTMEYKEGCGTCAFKVKCGGCRARAAIYHEGDYMAEDPWCLYRG is encoded by the coding sequence TTGATCGTTTCATGGAATACCACTAATCAATGTAATATGTACTGCGGTCATTGCTACCGGAATGCCGGGGTCAAGATAGAGGAAGAGTTATCGACGGCAGAAGGCAAAGCCCTGCTGGATGAGATCAAAAAAGCCGGCTTTAAGATTATGATTTTCTCCGGGGGAGAGCCTCTCCTGCGGCCGGACATTTTTGAACTGGTGCAGCATGCGGTGGGCTTGGGGCTCAGAACGGTCTTCGGCACCAATGGAACCCTGATTACCCCGGAAACCGCTAAGCGGTTAAAAGAACTGGGCGTTATGGGCATGGGTATTTCCCTGGATAGTCTGGATCCCGCCAAGCATGATGAGCTGCGCCAGATGAAAGGCGCCTGGGCGGGGGCAGTGCAAGGGATGAAAAACTGTAAGGAAGCGGGGCTTCCCTTTCAGATTCATACCACGGTCATGGACTGGAATCAGGATGAAGTCCTGGCGATCACGGATTTTGCCGTGCAAATGGGGGCTGTGGCCCATCATCAATTCTTTTTGGTGCCCACAGGCCGGGGCAAAGAAATTGAAGATGAAGCCTTAAAGGTAGAGCAGTATGAGTCTTTGCTTTCACAAATCATGAAAAAACAAAAGGAGGTTGATATCGAATTAAAACCCACCTGCGCTCCTCAATTTATGCGCATCGCCAAGCTGGAGGGCATGGATCTGCGCTTCAGCCGGGGCTGTCTGGCCGGAACCCATTATTGCATTATCAGCCCCACAGGATTGGTGCAGCCCTGCGCTTATATGGATCAATATATCGGCAATGTGCGGGAGGTGCCCTTCAGTAAGATCTGGGCGGAAAACCAAGTCTTTCAAAACCTGCGTACCATGGAATACAAGGAGGGCTGCGGCACCTGCGCTTTTAAAGTCAAGTGCGGAGGCTGCCGGGCCCGGGCGGCTATCTATCATGAAGGGGATTATATGGCGGAGGATCCCTGGTGTCTTTATCGGGGGTAG
- the hemB gene encoding porphobilinogen synthase yields the protein MAYPIVRMRRLRGSETLRSMVRENRVSLDDLIYPLFAIYGENVKNPVPSMPGVYQMSVDNLVRECGEIVQLGIKAVLLFGIPEQKDEIASGAYDADGIVQQAIMAIKKAYPELYIITDVCLCEYTSHGHCGMIQGDRVLNDPTLHYLAETALSHAAAGADMVAPSDMMDGRVGAIRKKLDSHGFGHIPIMAYSAKYASAFYGPFRDVADSAPQFGDRKTYQMDPANGNEAIRETALDIEEGADMVMVKPGLAYLDLVRRVKDEFHYPTAVYNVSGEYSMVKAAAEKGWIDEKAVVMELLLSMKRAGGDLIITYHAKDAARWMGEK from the coding sequence ATGGCATACCCAATCGTGAGAATGAGAAGATTGCGAGGTTCGGAAACCCTGCGCAGCATGGTGCGGGAAAACCGTGTATCTTTAGATGATTTGATTTATCCTTTGTTTGCCATCTACGGGGAAAATGTAAAAAACCCGGTGCCCTCCATGCCCGGGGTTTATCAAATGTCCGTGGACAATCTGGTCAGGGAATGTGGGGAAATTGTCCAATTAGGCATCAAGGCCGTGCTCCTCTTCGGCATTCCGGAGCAAAAGGACGAAATCGCATCCGGAGCCTATGATGCCGACGGTATTGTCCAGCAAGCTATTATGGCCATCAAAAAAGCTTACCCCGAGCTTTATATCATTACCGATGTCTGCCTTTGTGAATACACCAGCCATGGCCATTGCGGCATGATTCAGGGAGATCGGGTGCTGAATGACCCCACCCTGCATTATCTGGCGGAAACCGCCTTATCCCATGCCGCCGCCGGGGCGGATATGGTGGCTCCTTCCGATATGATGGACGGCCGGGTGGGAGCCATCCGCAAGAAGCTGGATAGCCACGGCTTTGGCCATATTCCCATAATGGCTTATTCCGCCAAGTATGCTTCCGCTTTTTACGGACCTTTCCGGGATGTGGCGGATTCTGCCCCGCAGTTCGGCGACCGGAAAACCTATCAGATGGATCCGGCAAACGGCAATGAAGCGATCAGAGAAACCGCCCTGGATATTGAAGAGGGCGCCGATATGGTGATGGTAAAGCCGGGCCTAGCCTATTTGGATTTGGTGCGCCGGGTAAAAGATGAATTTCATTATCCCACGGCGGTCTATAATGTGAGCGGCGAATATTCCATGGTCAAGGCTGCGGCCGAAAAGGGCTGGATTGACGAAAAAGCGGTGGTCATGGAGCTGCTCCTCAGCATGAAACGGGCCGGAGGGGATCTGATTATTACTTACCATGCCAAGGATGCGGCCCGCTGGATGGGGGAAAAATAA